In the Chryseobacterium sp. MYb264 genome, one interval contains:
- a CDS encoding heme-binding domain-containing protein, with amino-acid sequence MKTAKKILFWILVVFALIQFVPIDRTNQPIDHKVNFVDIKKTPPKIAGLLKSACYDCHSNETVYPKYAYIAPISWSVKSHVNDGRSRLNFSIWGTYNKELKENMLDNAMEALHHKTMPMPGYIVYHKEANLSEAERTLLSQYFEQMLKTKTY; translated from the coding sequence ATGAAAACGGCAAAGAAGATCTTATTTTGGATATTAGTGGTATTTGCCCTGATTCAGTTTGTTCCTATAGACAGAACGAATCAGCCAATTGATCACAAAGTGAATTTTGTTGACATTAAAAAAACACCGCCCAAAATTGCGGGATTATTAAAATCTGCCTGTTACGATTGTCATTCCAATGAAACGGTTTATCCAAAGTACGCCTATATTGCGCCTATTTCATGGTCTGTAAAAAGTCATGTGAATGATGGGAGATCCCGTCTGAATTTTTCTATTTGGGGTACTTATAATAAAGAATTAAAGGAAAATATGCTGGATAATGCCATGGAAGCACTTCATCATAAAACGATGCCGATGCCGGGGTATATTGTCTATCATAAAGAAGCCAACTTATCCGAGGCAGAAAGAACATTGCTAAGTCAATATTTTGAGCAGATGCTGAAAACGAAGACGTATTAA
- a CDS encoding Ig-like domain-containing protein, giving the protein MKRFLLFIILAFLVQSCARVGSPVGGPKDSIAPKFLSSNIDTTRINVSRNIRELRLDFDEYVTLKDINKNLIISPPIQKIKRILPSGIANKYVLIQWEDTLKANTTYNFNFGNSISDNNEANVLPYFNFAFSTGDKLDDLYISGEIKDALNTKKQTSTTENKLVVGLYQVKDTINYKQKPYYITKVDTDGYYELNYLSPGKYRIIAFEDENSNSVYDPGKEKVGFQKDLIEITDKSISGLNLKVYPSKKPLKYGEMKEVPGGILMTFEGHPNDVKVLSLNDKIQDYKVTHTPKSDSIKIWFDAVKNKVGQETTENLKFSYDVDKKQDTVSVFYKYNTKNKMDLSNNDGNLLPPKTDFKITSNYIINKIEPEKWTLKSDSLTTHPFTARISDTNPYQILVNADFEVGKKYQLTVPRTTVSSFYDKNAESKRFDFEADKVENYGSLTFKLQNRPNASFWIQLLDSSEKVLYQKYVNADEVKFPILKPAEYVVRILVDNNENKYWDEADFEHDIFAEDSFVYYKTAIVKQLWDSVETWDLKDTRTLDNPKGNVTPVPAPPAETKSDEAASEETKPVLKDSNATPLKSNTALVTPVK; this is encoded by the coding sequence ATGAAGAGATTTCTTTTATTTATCATATTGGCTTTTCTTGTACAGTCTTGTGCAAGAGTGGGTTCGCCTGTCGGTGGGCCTAAAGATTCTATCGCTCCGAAATTTTTAAGTTCAAATATCGACACAACCAGAATTAATGTTTCACGAAATATTCGTGAGCTTCGTCTGGATTTTGACGAATATGTAACGTTGAAAGACATCAATAAAAACTTAATTATTTCACCTCCGATTCAGAAGATCAAACGTATTTTGCCTTCAGGGATTGCCAATAAATATGTTCTGATCCAGTGGGAAGATACATTAAAGGCAAATACAACGTATAACTTCAATTTTGGAAATTCAATTTCGGATAATAATGAGGCGAATGTATTGCCTTATTTCAATTTTGCATTTTCTACGGGAGATAAGCTGGATGATCTGTATATTAGTGGAGAAATCAAGGATGCTTTAAATACAAAAAAACAAACGAGCACCACTGAAAATAAGTTGGTTGTAGGCTTATATCAGGTAAAAGATACCATTAATTATAAGCAAAAACCTTATTATATTACGAAAGTGGATACGGATGGGTATTATGAATTAAACTATCTGTCTCCGGGAAAATACAGGATCATCGCATTTGAAGATGAAAACAGCAATTCGGTATATGATCCGGGAAAAGAAAAAGTAGGTTTTCAGAAAGATCTTATTGAGATCACGGATAAGTCGATTTCGGGATTAAACTTAAAAGTATATCCTTCAAAAAAGCCATTAAAATATGGTGAAATGAAGGAGGTTCCCGGAGGTATTCTGATGACTTTTGAAGGACACCCGAATGATGTGAAAGTTCTTTCACTCAATGACAAGATTCAGGATTATAAAGTAACCCATACCCCCAAATCAGATTCTATAAAGATATGGTTTGATGCTGTGAAAAATAAAGTGGGGCAGGAGACTACTGAAAATCTGAAATTCAGTTATGATGTCGATAAAAAGCAGGATACGGTTTCTGTTTTTTACAAGTATAATACCAAGAACAAAATGGATCTGTCTAATAACGACGGAAACCTTCTTCCTCCAAAAACAGATTTTAAAATTACTTCAAATTATATCATCAATAAAATAGAGCCTGAAAAATGGACGCTGAAGAGTGATAGTTTAACAACTCATCCTTTTACAGCAAGGATTTCAGATACCAATCCGTATCAGATTCTTGTAAATGCGGACTTTGAAGTGGGTAAAAAATATCAGCTTACAGTACCAAGAACGACAGTTTCTTCCTTTTATGATAAAAATGCAGAATCCAAACGTTTCGATTTTGAAGCGGATAAAGTGGAAAACTACGGAAGCTTGACCTTTAAACTTCAGAACAGGCCCAATGCAAGTTTCTGGATTCAGTTATTGGATTCTTCGGAAAAAGTGTTGTATCAGAAATATGTCAATGCGGATGAAGTGAAATTCCCAATTCTGAAGCCAGCCGAATATGTTGTAAGAATTTTGGTGGATAACAACGAAAATAAATATTGGGACGAAGCAGATTTCGAACATGATATTTTTGCAGAAGATTCCTTTGTTTACTATAAAACGGCGATTGTAAAACAACTTTGGGATTCCGTAGAAACCTGGGATTTAAAAGATACGAGGACGTTGGATAATCCCAAAGGAAACGTGACTCCTGTTCCTGCACCGCCTGCAGAAACAAAAAGTGACGAAGCGGCTTCCGAAGAAACGAAGCCTGTTCTGAAGGATTCAAATGCAACTCCTCTTAAATCCAATACTGCACTGGTTACGCCTGTGAAATAG
- a CDS encoding serine hydrolase domain-containing protein — translation MRMRNFVLALSAFFIIFSCKNKSETKENITENKTSPPNYGNVDLDKVFTKEDDILSDKASLVRYIDQYYKKVWEGSDLSGGILVAKGDDVLYENYRGFGREGNQMPIDKNTPLHVASVSKTMTAMAMMKLIEAGKIKLTDHLTQFFQGFPYPDVTVQSLLSQRSGLPKYEYFITNIKPAPAELSKQFITNEDVLNMIIKYKPQLARETNTGFMYCNTNFALLALLVEKVTKMPFPQAMKEMVFEPLKMDHSYIFQEKDIPTASQSFYYGGKGKLYPLDRLDLIYGDKNVYTTPRDLFNFSKAMFSKDFLKPELMQMVFEPYSNEKAGMNNYGLGFRMKIFDNGEKLTYHNGWWHGTNSVFAHLLKSKVTIVAIGNKYSNRVYTALALSGLFEDFPVQKDKLHSVMNDNKDTLSSQHEVYGE, via the coding sequence TGTAAAAATAAATCAGAAACGAAAGAAAATATTACCGAAAATAAGACTTCACCTCCTAACTACGGAAATGTGGATCTGGACAAGGTTTTTACAAAAGAGGATGATATACTTTCAGATAAGGCTTCATTGGTACGATATATCGATCAGTATTACAAAAAAGTATGGGAGGGAAGTGATTTGAGTGGCGGAATTCTGGTGGCAAAAGGTGACGATGTGCTGTACGAAAACTACAGAGGTTTCGGAAGAGAAGGAAACCAGATGCCGATTGATAAAAATACGCCTTTACATGTCGCTTCAGTTTCAAAAACAATGACCGCAATGGCGATGATGAAACTGATCGAGGCCGGAAAAATAAAACTGACCGATCATCTGACACAGTTCTTTCAGGGGTTTCCTTATCCCGATGTAACAGTTCAGAGTTTATTGTCACAAAGAAGCGGACTCCCGAAATATGAATATTTTATTACCAATATAAAACCTGCTCCGGCAGAGCTTTCAAAGCAATTTATTACGAATGAGGATGTTTTAAACATGATCATTAAATATAAACCTCAGTTGGCGAGAGAAACCAATACAGGATTTATGTATTGCAATACCAATTTTGCTTTATTGGCTTTATTGGTTGAAAAAGTAACAAAAATGCCTTTCCCTCAGGCAATGAAAGAGATGGTTTTCGAACCGTTGAAAATGGATCATTCTTATATTTTTCAGGAGAAAGATATTCCGACCGCTTCACAGTCTTTTTATTATGGAGGAAAAGGGAAATTATATCCTTTGGACAGGCTTGATCTGATCTACGGAGATAAAAATGTCTATACTACCCCGAGAGATTTGTTTAATTTTTCAAAGGCCATGTTCTCCAAAGATTTCTTAAAACCTGAATTAATGCAAATGGTTTTTGAACCTTACAGCAACGAAAAAGCTGGAATGAACAATTATGGTTTAGGTTTTAGAATGAAAATTTTTGATAACGGTGAAAAACTGACCTATCACAATGGTTGGTGGCACGGGACAAATTCTGTTTTTGCTCACCTGTTAAAGTCTAAAGTTACGATTGTAGCCATCGGAAATAAATATTCCAACAGAGTGTATACAGCGCTTGCTTTATCGGGATTGTTTGAAGATTTTCCTGTTCAAAAAGATAAGCTCCACAGCGTAATGAACGATAATAAAGATACTTTGAGCAGCCAACATGAAGTTTATGGAGAATAA